The Lutibacter profundi genome includes a region encoding these proteins:
- a CDS encoding electron transfer flavoprotein subunit beta/FixA family protein yields the protein MKILVCISHVPDTTSKINFTENDSKFDTNGVQFVINPFDEFALTRAMWFKEKQGATVTVVNVGTITSEPTLRKALAIGADNAIRVNTEATDGFAVAKELAEVVKNGGYDLILAGRESIDYNGEMVPGMLATILDYNFVNACIQLDIDGDKATVSREIDGGKEVLTSNLPLIIAGQKGLVEEKDLRIPNMRGIMMARKKPLTVVEPINSTPATSIVSFEKQAAKSACKIVDADNVEELISLLHNEAKVI from the coding sequence ATGAAAATATTAGTTTGTATTAGTCACGTTCCAGATACCACTTCAAAGATAAATTTCACTGAAAATGATTCTAAATTTGATACCAATGGCGTGCAATTTGTTATAAACCCTTTTGATGAGTTTGCCTTAACAAGGGCAATGTGGTTTAAAGAGAAACAAGGTGCTACTGTAACGGTAGTAAATGTTGGAACAATTACTTCTGAACCTACTTTACGTAAAGCATTAGCTATAGGTGCAGACAATGCAATTAGAGTAAATACTGAAGCTACTGACGGTTTTGCTGTTGCTAAAGAGCTAGCTGAAGTTGTTAAAAACGGCGGTTATGATTTGATACTTGCGGGAAGAGAGTCTATAGATTACAATGGTGAAATGGTTCCTGGAATGCTTGCAACTATTTTAGACTACAATTTTGTAAATGCTTGTATTCAACTTGATATTGATGGAGATAAAGCTACTGTTTCTCGTGAAATTGACGGAGGAAAAGAAGTGCTTACATCAAATTTACCTTTAATTATTGCAGGACAAAAAGGGTTGGTTGAAGAAAAAGATTTACGTATTCCCAATATGCGAGGAATAATGATGGCCCGTAAAAAACCTTTAACTGTTGTAGAACCTATAAATAGCACTCCAGCAACTTCAATTGTATCATTTGAAAAACAGGCTGCTAAATCTGCTTGTAAAATTGTAGATGCCGATAATGTAGAGGAACTTATTAGTTTACTACACAATGAAGCTAAAGTAATATAA
- a CDS encoding DUF5686 and carboxypeptidase-like regulatory domain-containing protein, which produces MKKASFINLVLLLIYSMGFAQVKVSGVVKDEHNETVPFANIIFVGSNTGTVSDENGKFYLESNKTYTKIEVSFLGYETKIIPIKSRDFNLIITLKESASQLKEVFIYSGKVKKKGNPAIAILKKIWAKKRQNGIYLFDQYEYKKYEKLEFDLNNIDSVMKKSKLFKGMEFVFEGVDTSRITGKSFLPIFINESVYKSYGKNKGGRRLREDLIANKNSGFDTNQNVIAFIKDLYVDYNIYDSYIKIFDKSFVSPISKAAGVSTYNYVLRDSAFIDNKWCYNILYYPRRKNELTFKGDFWVNDTTFAVKEINMQATRSANINWVKDIYIEQEFEVLNDSIFLLKRDYMLSDFSLNKKEKSKGMYGRRTTMYKDYKFNEVKEAKFYSKEVNVYDANIYNKTADYWNLNRQEKLNKNEQGIYKMLDTLKTVPKFKQIYNLISILGSGYIELNNFDFGPIYSTFGKNDVEGMRLRIGGRTFFGSNDTWRIQAYTAYGFKDNKFKYGVSGKWMLDPKSRFIIGGGNRRDIEQIGVSLTTTNDILGRSFASSSFFASGDNSKLTSINLSNIYMSIESKHNLEFKLGASFRTLKSASPETFNLDYWIDKENNNKKSELTQSELNFSIRYRPNRKTIGYGVERNEVTDTYSTLFLNYSRGIKGVFNSDFDYQKVQFYYRQPILIGGFGRMFTTFEAGKIFGEVPLGLLSVVPGNQSYFTIENTYALLNYYEFVTDTYASLHIEHNFNGRLFSRIPLLRKLNLREIIGVKGVLGSVSDENKVLNASSTINYIAPTKGYYEYSVGIGNIFKVFRIDFSWRGNYKEIPGANNFTVKGAFGFYF; this is translated from the coding sequence ATGAAAAAAGCTAGTTTTATAAATCTTGTATTGTTACTTATTTACTCAATGGGTTTTGCCCAAGTAAAAGTAAGTGGTGTTGTTAAAGATGAACACAACGAAACAGTTCCTTTTGCGAACATTATTTTTGTGGGCTCAAATACAGGAACAGTTTCAGATGAAAATGGAAAATTTTACTTAGAATCTAATAAAACATATACTAAAATAGAAGTTTCTTTTTTAGGTTATGAAACCAAAATAATTCCAATAAAAAGTAGAGATTTTAATTTAATAATTACCTTAAAAGAATCGGCTTCACAATTAAAAGAAGTATTTATTTATTCAGGTAAAGTTAAGAAAAAAGGAAATCCTGCAATTGCAATTTTAAAAAAAATATGGGCTAAAAAACGTCAAAACGGAATTTATTTATTTGATCAATACGAATATAAAAAATATGAAAAATTAGAATTTGATTTAAATAATATTGATAGTGTTATGAAAAAAAGCAAACTATTTAAAGGAATGGAGTTTGTTTTTGAAGGAGTTGATACATCAAGAATTACAGGAAAATCCTTTTTACCAATATTTATTAATGAATCAGTTTATAAATCTTATGGTAAAAATAAAGGAGGAAGAAGATTACGTGAAGATTTAATAGCAAACAAAAATTCAGGATTTGATACAAATCAAAATGTAATAGCATTTATTAAAGATTTATACGTAGATTATAATATTTATGATAGCTACATTAAAATTTTTGATAAAAGTTTTGTAAGTCCAATTTCAAAAGCCGCAGGAGTTTCAACCTATAATTATGTTTTAAGAGATAGTGCATTTATAGATAATAAATGGTGTTATAATATTTTATACTATCCACGCAGAAAAAACGAATTAACATTTAAAGGTGATTTTTGGGTTAATGATACCACTTTTGCTGTAAAAGAAATTAATATGCAGGCAACTAGAAGTGCAAATATTAATTGGGTGAAAGATATTTATATTGAACAAGAGTTTGAAGTATTAAACGATTCAATATTTTTATTGAAACGAGATTATATGCTGTCAGATTTTAGTTTAAATAAAAAAGAAAAATCAAAAGGAATGTATGGTAGAAGAACTACCATGTATAAAGACTATAAATTTAATGAAGTTAAAGAAGCAAAATTTTATTCTAAAGAAGTAAACGTTTATGATGCTAATATTTATAATAAAACTGCAGATTACTGGAATTTAAATAGACAAGAGAAATTAAATAAAAATGAACAAGGTATTTATAAAATGTTAGATACCTTAAAAACGGTTCCGAAGTTTAAGCAAATTTATAACCTAATTTCTATTTTAGGTTCGGGCTATATAGAGCTTAATAATTTTGATTTTGGACCAATTTATTCCACATTTGGAAAAAATGATGTAGAAGGAATGAGATTGCGCATTGGCGGACGAACATTTTTTGGAAGTAATGATACTTGGCGAATTCAAGCATATACTGCTTATGGATTTAAAGACAATAAATTTAAATATGGAGTTTCAGGAAAATGGATGCTAGATCCAAAAAGTAGATTTATAATTGGAGGAGGAAATAGGCGAGATATAGAACAAATAGGCGTTAGTTTAACAACAACAAATGATATTTTAGGACGAAGTTTTGCTTCCTCTTCATTTTTTGCAAGTGGAGATAATAGTAAGTTAACGTCTATTAATTTATCTAATATTTATATGTCTATAGAATCAAAACATAATTTAGAATTTAAGTTAGGAGCTTCCTTTAGAACTTTAAAATCAGCTTCACCAGAAACGTTTAATTTAGATTATTGGATTGATAAAGAAAATAATAATAAGAAATCTGAACTAACACAATCTGAATTAAATTTCTCGATAAGATATAGACCAAACCGAAAAACAATAGGTTATGGAGTAGAACGAAATGAAGTTACAGACACTTATTCAACGCTGTTTTTAAACTATTCAAGAGGAATAAAAGGAGTGTTTAATAGTGATTTTGATTATCAAAAAGTACAGTTTTATTATCGTCAGCCAATTTTAATTGGTGGGTTTGGTAGAATGTTTACCACTTTTGAAGCAGGAAAAATATTTGGAGAAGTACCATTAGGCTTGTTAAGTGTTGTGCCGGGTAACCAATCGTATTTTACAATCGAAAATACCTATGCATTATTAAATTACTATGAGTTTGTAACAGATACGTATGCATCTTTACACATAGAACACAATTTTAATGGAAGGTTATTTTCGAGAATCCCATTACTAAGAAAATTGAACTTAAGAGAAATTATTGGAGTAAAGGGAGTTTTAGGAAGTGTCTCAGATGAGAATAAAGTATTAAATGCTTCAAGTACTATTAATTATATAGCTCCAACAAAAGGTTATTATGAGTATAGTGTAGGAATTGGAAATATATTTAAAGTTTTTAGAATAGATTTTAGTTGGAGAGGGAACTATAAAGAAATACCTGGAGCAAATAATTTTACAGTAAAAGGAGCCTTTGGTTTTTATTTCTAA
- a CDS encoding inorganic diphosphatase — MSLKNGKTFDVLIEIPKGSRNKYEYDFVLNKIRFDRMLFSSMMYPGDYGFIPETLALDKDPLDVLVLGTEPTFPMCVMEVKAIGVFHMTDEKGPDEKIICVPISDPIWNQLNDISDMNPHQVKEIEHFFQVYKDLEEKKVDVGGWGDVNEAYEIVDKCTERYELSEHKKKRTFTI; from the coding sequence ATGAGTTTAAAAAATGGTAAAACGTTTGATGTATTAATTGAAATACCAAAAGGGAGTAGAAACAAATATGAATATGATTTTGTGTTGAATAAAATTAGATTTGACAGAATGTTATTTTCCTCAATGATGTACCCTGGAGATTATGGTTTTATACCTGAAACATTAGCACTAGATAAAGACCCGTTAGATGTTTTGGTGCTGGGAACAGAACCTACATTTCCAATGTGCGTAATGGAAGTGAAAGCAATAGGAGTATTTCATATGACTGATGAAAAAGGCCCCGACGAAAAAATAATTTGCGTACCAATTTCTGATCCAATATGGAATCAGTTAAATGATATTTCAGATATGAATCCTCATCAAGTAAAAGAAATTGAACATTTTTTTCAAGTGTATAAAGATTTAGAAGAAAAAAAAGTAGATGTTGGCGGTTGGGGAGATGTTAATGAAGCTTATGAAATTGTAGATAAATGTACAGAGCGTTACGAGTTAAGCGAACATAAAAAAAAGAGAACATTTACAATTTAA
- a CDS encoding pyruvate dehydrogenase complex E1 component subunit beta: MKTIQFREAICEAMSEEMRRDESVFLIGEEVAEYNGAYKASKGMLDEFGAKRVIDTPIAELGFTGISVGAAMNGNRPIVEFMTFNFSLVGIDQIINNAAKIRQMSGGQLNCPIVFRGPTGSAGQLGATHSQAFENWYANTPGLKVIIPSNPYDAKGLLKAAIRDDDPVIFMESEQMYGDKMEIPEGEYIIPIGVADIKREGNDVTIVSFGKIIKEAYKAADILEKEGISVEILDMRTIRPMDFEAIFTSVKKTNRLVILEESWPFASISSEITFQVQENVFDFLDAPIKRITTADTPAPYSPVLLEEWLPNSNDVVNAVKEVMYVK; the protein is encoded by the coding sequence ATGAAGACGATACAGTTTAGAGAAGCTATATGTGAAGCAATGAGCGAAGAAATGCGTAGAGATGAATCTGTTTTCTTAATAGGTGAAGAGGTTGCTGAGTATAATGGAGCTTACAAAGCTTCAAAAGGAATGTTAGATGAATTTGGTGCAAAACGAGTTATAGATACTCCAATTGCAGAATTAGGGTTTACGGGTATTTCAGTAGGTGCTGCTATGAATGGAAACAGACCAATTGTTGAGTTTATGACTTTTAATTTTTCTTTGGTAGGAATAGATCAAATTATAAATAATGCTGCAAAAATAAGACAAATGTCTGGCGGGCAATTAAATTGTCCAATTGTATTTAGAGGCCCAACAGGTTCTGCAGGGCAATTAGGTGCTACCCATTCACAAGCCTTTGAAAATTGGTATGCTAACACACCGGGATTAAAAGTAATTATTCCTTCAAACCCGTACGATGCAAAAGGTTTACTAAAAGCTGCAATTAGAGATGATGATCCTGTTATTTTTATGGAATCAGAACAAATGTATGGTGACAAAATGGAAATTCCTGAAGGAGAATATATCATTCCAATTGGTGTTGCTGACATAAAAAGAGAGGGTAATGATGTAACAATTGTTTCTTTTGGAAAAATAATTAAAGAAGCTTACAAAGCAGCTGATATTTTAGAAAAAGAAGGAATTTCTGTTGAAATATTAGATATGCGTACGATAAGACCAATGGATTTTGAAGCAATTTTTACTTCCGTTAAAAAAACAAACAGATTGGTTATTTTAGAGGAATCGTGGCCATTTGCCAGTATTTCTTCTGAAATTACATTCCAAGTACAAGAAAATGTATTTGATTTTTTAGATGCTCCAATTAAAAGAATTACTACTGCTGATACACCAGCACCATATTCACCAGTATTATTAGAAGAATGGTTACCAAACTCTAATGATGTTGTAAATGCCGTTAAAGAGGTTATGTACGTAAAATAA
- a CDS encoding electron transfer flavoprotein subunit alpha/FixB family protein, with the protein MSVLVFAETSEGKFKKSNFEATSYGKKVAEQLGTNIVVLTINSSEPTQLYKYGAEKVLNVLNDNLKTFNAKVYADVIKQAAEKESAQVIIVDSSANGLYLAPIVAVDLNAGYASNVVALPSSVSPFTIKRKTFSNKAFNNTQITTEIKVIGLAKNSYGLHENEVSGTLEEFSPSLIESTLISQSVEQTTGKVTIADADIVVSGGRGLKGPENWGIIEDLAAVLGAATACSKPVSDLGWRPHSEHVGQTGKPVAANLYIAIGISGAIQHLAGVNSSKVKVVINTDPEAPFFKAADYGIVGDAFEVVPKLIEKLKEFKANNA; encoded by the coding sequence ATGTCAGTTTTAGTTTTTGCCGAAACATCGGAAGGGAAATTTAAAAAATCTAATTTTGAAGCAACTTCATACGGAAAAAAAGTTGCAGAACAACTAGGAACCAATATTGTAGTGTTAACCATAAATTCAAGTGAACCTACACAGTTATACAAATACGGAGCTGAAAAAGTTCTAAACGTATTAAACGATAATTTAAAAACTTTCAATGCCAAAGTTTATGCTGATGTTATTAAACAAGCAGCTGAAAAAGAAAGTGCACAAGTAATAATTGTTGATTCAAGTGCAAATGGATTGTATCTAGCTCCTATAGTTGCTGTAGATTTAAATGCAGGTTACGCAAGTAATGTGGTAGCTTTACCAAGTTCTGTATCACCATTTACCATTAAAAGAAAGACTTTTTCAAACAAAGCATTTAACAATACACAAATAACTACTGAAATTAAGGTAATTGGTTTGGCAAAAAATTCTTATGGTTTGCATGAAAACGAAGTTTCAGGGACTCTCGAAGAATTTTCTCCTTCACTAATTGAAAGCACTCTTATTTCACAATCTGTAGAGCAAACTACAGGCAAAGTAACCATAGCTGATGCGGATATTGTTGTTTCAGGTGGTAGAGGATTAAAAGGTCCTGAGAACTGGGGAATTATAGAAGATTTAGCAGCCGTATTAGGTGCAGCTACAGCTTGTTCTAAACCAGTATCTGATTTAGGTTGGAGACCTCATAGTGAGCACGTTGGACAAACAGGGAAACCCGTAGCCGCAAACTTATATATTGCTATAGGTATTTCAGGAGCAATTCAACATTTGGCTGGAGTTAATTCATCTAAAGTAAAAGTTGTTATTAACACAGACCCTGAAGCCCCTTTCTTTAAAGCGGCTGATTACGGAATAGTTGGGGATGCTTTTGAAGTAGTTCCAAAATTAATTGAAAAGTTAAAAGAATTTAAAGCAAATAACGCATAA